The Mangrovivirga cuniculi genomic sequence CCCCATCTTGATGCAGCATTTTCACGAGTAGGCCTGGGATTACAATTCCAGTTACTATTATCTTCAAAAGTGATGTCAGCTGCATAGCCGGCGCAAACCCTATATGTATTTGGAGCTACCGCTGGTTCATCCTCAGTCCATACCACAACAGGGATTTGGAGTGGTTCAATACTTCCGAATGGACAGGCAGTATTTTCTGCATCAATGTTTATTATATATCCACAATCTGTGGGAGAGGAGGCATAGGTATGTTCAATGATGGTTCCATTATTAGCTGCAGCGGAATAATCATCAGTTTGCTGATATGTTTCGATAGGGCTACCATCTCCCCAATCCACATAATACATTGTACCCGCGGTGGAATTTAAGTATCGTAGCATTAATCTAACCTCAAAAGGAGCACATCCTGATGAAGAGGTTAAGAAATCAGAACCAGGTTCTACATTACAGGTTTGAGAATATAAATAATTTGGGCTTACTGCAAAAAAAATAAACAGCAAAAGCCCCAAAACTTTGTTTTGGCGATTTTCCATAAGCTGGTGGTAATCGAAAAAATTCTTTCAAGTATTTCTTTCCATTACAAAGGTTCGTAATAATATCCAATAATTCTGTCGAAAGAGATTTCAAACCTTACATTCAAACAGAAATATATATAGTTGAGATTATAAAATTTTTGTTTTTCAAGAACTTTTTGCACTTCCGTTGTATTGGCATTTCAATAAATATTATTTTGCAGTAGAAAACTAAAATCAAATTTTTTATTACCGTGCTAAAAAGACTTCTGACTATTTCGCTGGCCCTAATAATTATTGCAGGTATTTTGTATTTCTTTTTTTGGGAAGGAGAAAAAGTTTCTAAATGGAAAATAATACCTTCTAATGCACTGGCAATAGTTGAGGAACCTGATGTGAGTAGATCAAGAGATTCACTTTATCAAAGAGATGACTTTTTTGCGTTTTTCCTTGGTGATAATCCGGTAATTAAACTTAAAGATTCATTAGTTGAAAATTATGATTACAATCCTGATGTTGAATTAATAAATAAGGGTCTTAGTTATAGTGTCCATCAAACTGGTAAGGGACAATTAGATTATGTTTTCTATATCGATAAATCTATAGCAGGGTTAAATAAGGTTATAAATAATATTCACGGTTCGCTGCTGGAAAAAGATTTTTCTTTACAAAAAGAACCTTATGACGTCGAGGGTAAAGAAATTCAGACATTTTTTAAGTCTAAGGATCTTTCAATTCATTATGTCGAGATCGGGTCCTTTGGCATTTTCTCTGATAATAATTTATTAATAGAAGATGTTATTAGGTGCTATAATGGCAATCAAAAGTCATTTGAAGAAAAGTACAATAGGTCAGCACAAATAAAGGGAGCTGTCAGAGATGAAGGTAATGTTTACCTGAATGGAGATCAATTTCAGGATTTCTTAGAACAAACTGTTGATCTGAAGTTTGCCGATAATTATGCCGGTTATAATTCGCTTTTTGAAGTAGGTGTTATCGATGTTAAAAGTACCAAAGAATCAATTGATCTAAACGGATTTGCAATTAAGTCAGAAGATAAGCAAAGTTACCTGAATCTTTACGCTAGTCAAAAGGGGAGGAAATTCCGATCTCCACAATATATTCCCCTGCAAGCTATTGAAGCAACATTCTTTTCAATTTCTGACAATGTTGTCTGGCAAAATGAATTGCAAAATTATCTACAAGTAATTCAAGGGCAGGAGCTCAGAAAGCAATCGTCTATAAATAATAAATATGGTGTTAATATCGAACAATGGTATAAATCAGTCGGTTCCGAGCTGACCCTGGTTGAATTACCAACCGGTGATTATCAGAGTACGACTCATGCCTTGATCCAGGAACTTTCAGATATTGGAGCAGGCCTCAATATTTTGAATAAGCTGGCAGAATCTTCCATGCAATCTGATTCTGTATATATAGAAGAATATGCAGGTATCGAAATAAGCGAGATTGCGATAAATGGAGTCCCTGAGTCATTATTTGGGCCTTATTTTTCAGGCTTTTCATCATTGTACTATTCGGTAATTGACAATTTTCTGATTGTTACAGAAAGTGTTCCAGTGATGAAAAATATAATAAGAAGCCGGCAGGAAGAGAGCACTTGGGGCAAAAACCTTAAAATAGCATCAAGACTGGAAAAGAACATTGATGATGCTTCAATAGGAAAGCTAATAAATCTGAACAGAGCCTGGGAATTTTTCCCTGCTGTCGCTTCAGAAAAATATAAGACTTTACTAACAGATAATCCTTCTCCTTTAAGGGCTTTTGAATGGATGGCGATTCATTTGAGTGAATTAGATAGGAAATGGTATATCGCTGCGAATCTTGAGAAATCCAAGCGAATAAATATAGCCAGTCGGGAAACTTATGAATCAGTATTCAGGACAGAATTTGATAATCCAATAAGAACTAAGCCTTTTGTAGTTAGAAATCATAATACTTTTGAAAACGAGGTTTTTTTACAGGATACAGCTAATGTGATCCATTTGATTGGTAATTCAGGCCAGATTTTATGGAGTGATTCTTTGAGTGAAGAAATCAACGGAGAAGTTGATCAGGTTGATTTTTATCAGAACAATAAACTTCAATACTTTTTATATACTGATTCAAGAATTCATATAATTGACAGGCTTGGAGATGAAATTGATGGATATCCATTGTTTGCAGAACCATCAACTTCAATCAAAGCATCAAATGTAATAGATTATGATAACTCAAAAAGATATAGGATTACTTATTCCGATTATTCCGGAAATGTATACCTGTATAATAAGGATCGGCAATTATTAAAAGGATGGAATCCGAAATCATTTGAACATCGGCTTATAGAACCGATGAAACATCTTCGGGTCAGAAAGAAAGATCTGATGATTAATATGACTGAAAACGGAATGGTGCACATCACTAACCGCCGTGGTGAATACTATGATAACTTTCCTCTTAACCTGGGTGACCAGGTAAGGAATGACCTTTTTATCAGACAAGGAGCATCTTTTAAACAAACTTTGCTGGCAACAATTTCTGCAGGGGGTAAATTATTTGAATTTAATCTGAATGGTCAAATAACCAGAGAAAAGCAGTTGATAAAGATCGGTCCGAATACTCGGTTTGAAATAATTCCCGATGCCCTGGAAAAGACTTATTTAGTTGCAGCAATAGACGGAACCCGGGTCAGGATTTTATCAAAAGACCTGAATGTATTATTTGAAAAGGATTTTCTTAAAACAGACCAGTTAAGTTTCCAATATTATCAGTTTTCTGCCACCGAACAGATCATCATTATCAACGATGGGGTTCAGCAAATGTCATATTTGTATAATAGACGCGGTGATTTATTAAACGGCAGACCGTTTCAAAGCAGTCATGATATTGCCTTATTGTATTTTGAAAATGAGAAAAGCTACAAAGCCTACTGCGTATATAAAGATGCACTTCAGGTTTATGAGTTTGATGCTTTACCTCCGATTTAAATTAATATTAATAGCCTCTTTGCCTTACTGCTTCGAAGGTTATTACAGCTGCTGATACAGATACGTTAAGGGAGTCAATTTCTCCCTGCATTGGGATTATAATATTTTGGGTGGAATTCTCCAGCCAGGTTTCGGTAAGACCTGTGCTTTCGGTGCCAAAAACTAAAGCTGAGCCCTTTTGATAATCTATTAGGTCATATCTTTTCGATGCTGATAATGCAGCGCAATAAATATTGATACCTTCATTTTTAAAGAATGAAATTGCTTCTTCCGAAGTACAGGAAATGATCTTTGTAGTAAATACACACCCCAGGCTACTTCTAATCACATTCGGATTAAAAAAATCAGTTTTAGGATCACAGATAACTAATGCATCAACTTGGGCAGCATCAACTGTTCTTAACAAGGCTCCGATATTTCCTGGCTTTTCTACAGATTCAGCTACAAGAATCAAAGGGTTTGATATATTCTTCAGATCGTTGAGTTGAAAATATTGCTGTGACGCAATGGTAATAATACCACCAGTTGAACCACGGTAGGCTACTTTATCGAAAACCTCTTTTGAAACGAAGAATATACTATTTTCATCCAGACTGTCTTTTATTGAATTAAATAGCTCTTCATTGATTAGTTCAGGGCAGATGTAAGCTTCTTTTAATTGATATTCGGAATTTAATAGTAGCTCATTTTCTTTTTTACCTTCAACAATAAAAATGCCTTGTTCGCGTCTGGCCTTAGCTTTTGATTGAAGTAAGGTTAAATTTTTAACCCGTGGATTCTTTGTAGAAGTGATCTCCAAAATGGTAATTATTTAATTTGGGTGTAAATTCTAAAATTTTAAGCAATTTTGCATCACAATTTATAGGGGTATTCAATTCCAGTAATACATTGCTTCTTGAATATTAGCAGGTAATTAGTTGAAAAGATTTAATTGACCTGAAAGATTAGCTGATAAATCTCCCAATATTTGGTATTTTAAATAAGTTACATATATCTATGCTTATCAGAAGTATGGATTAAAAAAATATAAATAATGAATTCAAAATTATCTTTTGAAGCGCCCGCAGATGGTAAAATAGCAGATCTTTTGAAGGAGGCTTATCCTCATATGTCTGTTAGCCAGAAAAAAAAGTGGCTTAGCGGCGATATTTATTGCAATGGTAAGCAGGTTAGATCTGCGGGACAAAAGGTTAATAAGGGAGACCTGATCGAATTAGGTCATAAGAAAAAGGTTAAGAGTGAAGTTGATAAGGCAATGAAGTTACCTTTTAAGGTCCATTATCAGGATGATCGAATTATGATCATTCATAAACCTGCTGGTCTATTAACAGCTGCTCAAAAAGCTAAAGAAGGAATGAGTTGTGAGGAAATCATCAATAAAGCCTTTGCTAAAAACAATATTAAAAGAAAGGTAAGTGTAATTCATCGCCTTGACAGGGAGGTAGAAGGACTTGTTTCATTTGCATTCAACAGAAAGGATCGTGAAGCAATCATGGAATACTGGCCATCTGCTGATAAGCGATATCTTGCCCTGGTAGAAGGTCATATAAAAAATGAATCCGGTGAAATAGTTACCGAAGTGACTGAGGGTAGGAGAGGTAAGATGGAAGTTACTAAGAATAAGGATACTGAAGCAAAGACTGCCATTACGAGTTATAGATTATTAAAAAGACTGGATGATCACGATTTGGTAGAACTTTCTTTAGTTACAGGAAGGAAAAATCAGTTAAGACTTCATATGCAGCACCTGGGTACACCAATCGTTGGGGATTATAAATATGGAGCCGATGATACTTACCAAAGGCAGATTCGACTTTTAGCTTATCAGCTTAAGATATGGCATCCTGGAAAAAAAGGATGGGTGTCTGTTAATATCGAACAACCAAAATGGTTTACTCGTTTAAATCCGGAAGATGAAAATTACAAAAAGAACTGGACCAAGTTTATTAAAAGTGGAAAAGCCATATAAACCTATATCGTGTTCATTTTACGATTACCTTGAAGCATACATCATAGAGGGTAGCAGTCATAAGGTGATTTATAAAAATGAAAAAGGGAGTGTAGAAACCATTTATGTTAAACTTTACGATCTAAAGACAACATCAGGAGAAGAATTTCTTTATTTAGATAACGGAACTGCGCTTAGACTTGATAAGTTGATTGGAATTGATGAAATTTTAGTAGATCAATTTCCAAAGACATGTTAGAAATAAGCGTAATTAAAGATGACATCACCACTCTTAATGTAGATGCAATTGTAAATGCTGCCAATAAATCTCTTGCCGGAGGGGGAGGGGTTGATGGAGCAATTCACAGGGCTGCCGGTCCGGAATTAAAAGAAGCGACTAAAAAGTATGATGGATGTGCTACGGGAGATTCAAAAGTGACCAAAGGATTTGATCTGCCTGCCGATTACGTTATTCATGCTGTGGGACCTGTATGGAATGATGGTAACTCTGATGAAGACGAATTACTAGCCAGTGCTTACGAATCAAGTTTAAAAAATGCTGATTCTGAAAAATGTAAAACAATTGCTTTCCCGAATATATCAACCGGAATATATGGATTCCCAAAAGAGAGAGCAGCCAATATTGCTATTAATACAGTTCAAGACTATGAGCCAGAAAATCTGGAGGAGGTTATTTTCTGTTGTTTTGATGATGAAAATTTTGATATCTACAAGAAGATATTAAATGACTAAAAATCAGAAACCACTTTATTATATAGCTTGTCTGGTTCCTTCTCCATTAAAAGGGGAGATAATAGGTTTTATGAAAGAAATAGAGAGACTGGTTGGAGCAAAACACGCCCAAAAGTCTCCTCCTCATATAACCTTATATCCTCCATTCAGAATAGACGAAAATAAAGAAGTTAAAGTAATTCAATGTATTGAAGAAATAGCAAAATCGATTGATTCTTTCGAGGTAGAATTGAATGGGTTTTCAGGGTTTCCTCCCCGAACTTTTTATGTTCAACCAATAGAGAATCCTGAATTAGCTATATTAAGAGAAAAAACTCTAAATGAGGCAGGAAAGGTTATCGGAGTGGATATTAGTAAACTGAGAGCCAGGCCTTTAAACCCACATATTACAATAGCCAATAGAGATCTTGAAAAAGAGGATTATCCCGTCCTGGTTAAGCATTTTTCCACCATTAGTTTTAAAAGGAAATATGAACAAAATTCGATTTCTCTTTTAAAACACAATGGAAAGAACTGGGATGTCCTCGCAACTTTTATTTTTGAACCTCACTTGTAAAAGTGACCTCTGCTCTTCCTTTTAATGAATCAGTAACAGAACAATATTTTTCAACAGCCAGTTTAACCAGCTTAGCGAATTCTTCTTCGGTGCAATCAGGAGATTTTAGTATGAAATGCAGGTTAATAGATTCGTAACTTTTTGGAATACTATCTCTGCGAGTTCCTGTTGATTCAATTTTAAGATCATCAACTGTCTTTCTTCTTTTCTTTACCATCTCAACCAGATCCACGGCAGCACATGCTCCTGCAGCTCCTAAAAGTAATTCCATAGGAGCTAGTGCTTTCTTTTCATCGGCAGGATACATGTCAATAGAAACCTTATTACCAGATTCATTGACGATTTCATATTCCTTGTCATCAAGATAGTGTGTAGTTACTTTTTTAATCATTAGTTCGGTTTTTTTATACTGTAAATGTCAGTTATCCCTCGAATTACCTCTGCAGCACAATGTAATCCAAATAACGCAGGCATATAAGAAATAGTTCCGTAAAAGGACTTTTTATAATTAGAACCATCAGTAAGTTTTAATGAATCTTTCTTCAGTTCATCGTAAGAATAAACCACCCTGACATTTTTATAAATATCATCCTTTTTAAGTCTCTTTTTGATTTGACGAGCAAAGTTGCACTGCCTGGTTTTCCAGATACTTGCTGTTTTTATCTTTGCAGGATCAAGTTTCCCTCCTGCACCCATCGAACTAACGATTTTAGTCTTGGTAAAAATCGCAGCTTTTATCAGATTTATTTTTGGAGTGATAGAGTCAATACAATCAACTATGTAATCGAACTTCTCATTTCTGACGATACTGTTTGTCTCTTCCGGCTCCAGAAATTTATCTATTATTTCCAGTTGGATATCTTTATTGATATCCTTTAGTCTTTTACCTACTATGGAAGCTTTGGGTTCACCTATTGTAGAATCTAAAGCAGAAAGTTGCCGGTTTTTATTTGTCGGATCGAAACGATCTCCATCAGCAATAGTAAGTGAACCAACTCCTGCCCGAACAAGAAATTCCGCAGCGAATGATCCTACACCACCTAAGCCAACTATTAAGATTTTTGAATTTTTAAGTTTGTCAACATTCTCATCACCAATCAATAATTCGGTTCTCTCCAGCCAATTATTATATTCCATTATTCAGATATCAAAAATTTCGGTGCAAAGATATCCGATTTCTTCTTTTAATTGCTCTTCATTTTTACCTAAAATATTAGCTGCCTCCTGGTAGATTGTATTAATCAATTTATTTTCCTGATCATCTGTTTCAAATAAGAAACTGCCTATACCTAATTCCCTGATTACTTTTCTTGCATTGGATTTATCCTCCAGTAGTGCTTTTCCAAATGATAAAATTATATCTCTTTCAAGTAAAGAGGTCAAAGATTTTAATTTCTGGTTTACTCCATGAACAATCCACTGTTGCTTGGCCCGCGTCTTTTTTCTGACTCTCACTAATTCGTTATGTGCTTTTACACAATGTATTATCAGCGGTTTTTTGGTTTGATCACTTAATTCAATATGCCTGATGAAAATTTCTTCCTGAAACTTTCTATCCTGATTAATGGCATAATCCAGTCCTGATTCGCCAATAGCTACAACGTTTTCCGCTCCTGACCATTCTTCAATTTTAGCCCACTGATCTTCTATATTCTGATCTTCAAAATGCCAGGGATGTATGCCAATACTCAAATTGGGGAGGTCTGGCAAAGTTTCGTATTCATGAGCCATAACCTGGTAAATCACCTGGTCTTTAAAATCTTCAGAGGGAAAATCATGGCTATGGATATTAAAAGGTTTGTTCATAAATGAGATAATAAAAACGCATGCTACTTAAATTAAAGTCACATGCGCTTTAAACAAAAACAAAAATCAGATTCTCGTATAATTTATTTATCTTTTTTTCTATAATTCTGGAATTTATAGGAAACACCAAGATTAAAAGCCTGGGCTATTTGCAATCCATCGATTTGATCTTTGTCATACAAAAGGTTTGCTCCCAGAGAAGTCGAAAGCCAGTCATTTACATTCGCAGCAATTGTAATATCAAGTCTCTGGTCAGTTTCATTTAAAGGTTGTTCCATATTCCAATAAGCAGTATAACGCCATTGCAGGTTTACATTTTCAAATACCTCTTTATTGAATTCGGCCATTAACTGAGCCGAGACCCATTCAGTTCTTACTGTCTCTCCGATAGGCACACCATAGTTAGTACCGGCTGTCAGATAAAGTTCATCATCGGTTACTATCGTCCATCGTGGAGCAAAAGGAGAAAGCCTGACAAAGAAATAATCTGTTGGATCATATTCGATACCAAATGAAGTAGTGATATAACCCGGGGCCATAAATTTGGAAATTAATACTGCCGTTTCTTCGCCAGTGTTTGGATCCTCACTAAATTCAAAACCTTTAGCAAATTGAGTGAGTATATTTAAAGCACCATATACACTCCATTTGTCGTTGAAGGAATAGCCATATTTAGTATCGATAAACAGCCTGTCATTAGCTTTTCTGAAGCCAATACCTTCAGTGTCAGTAAACCCATATTGCAATTCTATATTGGTGTCCCAGGTTCTTCTGTCTTTTTTATAATTAGCTTTATAATAAAAGAAAGTTCCTAAACCCAGTGAATTGACACCACCACCGGTCCATCTGGAGTTAAATGAAGCCTGATTGAATAAAAATCCGGTATTCATTTTTACTCGCCAGTTTATTGAATCGTAGTGTGGTTTTAATGAATCGGATTCCTGAGCTAAAGATTTATAGTTTATAAAAATGCTACTTAATAAAATAAACGTAAAAAGCGTTTTAATTCTCATTATTTGAAGATTCAGATTGAAAAATGTGAACATCTCTTTGAGGGTAAGGTATGTTGATTCCTTTTTCGTCGAATTTTCTTTTTGCGGTTTCCATTAGACTCCAGTAAACTCCCCAGTAATCAGCAGTTTTGACCCAAACCCTTGATGCGAAATTAACACTACTGTCACCAAGTTCGTGAAGCTGAATAATTGGTTCAGGATCAGATAAAACTCTGTCATCGCTTTTAAATACTTCAGCAATAGTTTCTTTTACTAAATCAATGTCATCGTCATATCCAACACCAAATAGAAAATCTACTCTTCTTGTTGACTCCGCTGAATAATTTATCATTGAGTTATTTGAAAGATTACCATTTGGTATAATGATTTTTTTATTGTCGGGTGTATTTAACACTGTGTACAGAATAGAAATTTCCATTACAGTCCCTGCATGACCTTGTCCTTCTATGTAATCGCCAACTTTAAAGGGTTTGAATAAAAGGATCAAAACGCCACCGGCAAAGTTTGCAAGGCTTCCCTGTAATGCCAGGCCGATTGCCAAACCGGCAGCACCTAATACAGCAATGAAGGAAGTGGTTTCAACACCTACCATTTCTGCAACGGCGATGAAGAGCATGATCTTTAAAATGGCACCTATAATTCCTGTTAAAAATGGGATAACAGATGGATCAACATCGCGATTGTTAAGTGTCTTTCTTATAAACCTGACAACGGGTTTAATAATTGCTAATCCAACAATTAATACAATAATGGCCAATAACAATTTGGGGCCATATACCATAATGAGTTCTATAGCTTGATCACTATATTTTTCAATATTATCCATGATCGTGTAGTGGTTTTAGTGATATTTGGAATAATTAGTTTAAGAACTATTTTTTCAAAAATTTGTTTTGTTTAATCGCAATAATTATTTAATCGTTCAAATATTTTTACTATTGGAATTTACAAATCACTCTAAAGCGAAATAATGTCATTTATAATAAAAATATTCATAATTTTTAATATAAAAAATAAAAGTCTGGCTAATTGCCAGACTTTTGATATTATGAAAATTAAAATAATTACATATTTCTTCTATACTGACCGCCCACTTCAAAAAGAGCATGAGTGATCTGACCAAGTGTACAGTACTTAGTTACTTCCATTAATTTCTCAAAAAGGTTGTCATTAGCCACTGCAGATTTTTGTAAATCTCTCAATAACTTCTTACCGGTTTCATCATACTTTGTTTTGATAGCCTCGCAAGCATTGATCTGACTTTCTTTTTCATCTTTGGTAGCCCTGATTACCTCTTTAGGTATAATAGTAGGAGAGCCTTTGCTTGATAAATAAGTATTAACACCTACAATAGGGTATTCACCAGTATGCTTTAAGGTTTCGTAGTAAAGGCTTTCTTCCTGGATTTTACCTCGTTGATACATAGTCTCCATTGCACCAAGAACACCGCCTCGTTCTGTGATACGATCAAATTCAGTTAAAACTGCTTCTTCCACAAGGTCAGTTAGTTCCTCGATAATAAATGAACCCTGGATTGGATTTTGATTTTTTGCCAGCCCTAGTTCTTTATTTATTATCAACTGAATAGCGACGGCTCTTCTTACTGACTCTTCTGTAGGAGTAGTAATGGCTTCATCATAAGCGTTAGTATGAAGAGAGTTACAGTTGTCATAGATCGCGTAAAGAGCCTGTAGGGTAGTTCGAATATCATTGAAATCTATTTCCTGAGCGTGAAGAGAACGTCCCGAAGTTTGAATGTGATACTTCAACTTCTGAGCGCGATCATTTGCCCCGTATTTAATTTTCATGGCCTTAGCCCAAATTCTTCTGGCGACCCTACCGATAACGCTATATTCGGGGTCAACACCATTTGAAAAGAAGAATGAGAAATTTGGTGCAAACTTATTGATATCCATTCCTCTGGCCAGGTAGTATTCAACGAATGTGAATCCATTTGCTAAGGTAAATGCAAGCTGGCTTATCGGGTTAGCACCTGCTTCAGCGATATGATATCCTGAAATCGATACAGAATAGAAGTTTTTTACAACGTTATCGATAAAATATTGCTGAACATCTCCCATTAATCTCAGGCTAAACTCTGTACTAAATATACAGGTGTTTTGAGCCTGGTCTTCTTTTAGGATATCTGCCTGGACTGTCCCTCTTACTCTCGAGATCGTTTCAGCTTTTATTTTTTCATATACATCTTTTGGTAACACCTGGTCTCCGGTAACACCGAGTAACATCAGACCCAAACCGTTATTACCCTCCGGAAGCTCACCTTCGTATTGAGGGCGGGGCACACCAAGATCTTTATAGATTTTCTCAATTTTAGCCTCAACCTCGCTTTCCAGTCCATTTTCTTTAATGTATTTTTCACAAGACTGGTCTATTGCAGCATTCATGAAGAAAGCGGTTAATGTTGATGCTGGACCATTAATTGTCATTGATACCGAAGTCATCGGATCAGAAAGATCAAATCCTGAATAGAGTTTTTTAGCATCATCCAAAGAACAAATGCTTACTCCGCTATTACCGATTTTACCATAAATATCAGGTCTGTAATCAGGGTCCTCACCATATAGGGTAACTGAGTCAAATGCCGTACTTAATCGTTTGGCAGGCATATCCTGTGATAGATAGTGGAATCGTTTGTTTGTCCGTTCCGGACCGCCTTCACCTGCAAACATTCTTGTTGGATCTTCGCCTTCCCTTTTGAATGGGAAAACTCCTGCAGTATAGGGAAAGTCACCCGGTACATTTTCTTTTAATTGCCATTTAAGCAAGTCACCCCATGCTTCATATTTAGGAAGAGAAACTTTAGGTATTTTAGAATGTGAAAGAGATTCGGTATAAGTCTTAACTTTTATTTCTTTACCTCTGACCTTGTAAACATATTCATCACTATTATAATTCTCTTTTACCTCCGGCCATTTTTCAATTAATTCTTTATTGCGAGGGTCAAGATCTAGAGATACATTATGATATGTTTCTTCCAGTTGTTTTAGAAGTCTGTCTTTATCTTCAATTTCAGAATTTCTTAATATGTCAATACTGTTTTGAAGACTGTATAATTTTTGAGCTACTTCTTTTTGCCCTTCAGTCCACTCATCATATTGACGACAAGTTTCAGAAATTTCTGATAAGTATCTTACCCTGTTTGGAGGGATAATATGAACTTTTTCAGACGGTACATCATCAATTGAAAGAGATGACTGCAAATGGTCAACACCCGTTTTTTCTATGATGACATCCATAAGCTTCCTGTAAAGCCTGTTAGTCCCGGGATCATTGAATTGAGAAGCAATTGTACCAAAAACAGGAATATCTTCATCCGTTGCATGCCACATACCGTGATTCCGCTGGTATTGTTTTTTAACATCTCTGAGTGCGTCCAGAGCCCCTTTTTTGTCAAATTTATTCAGAGCAATAACATCCGCAAAATCGAGCATATCGATCTTTTCCAGCTGTGTAGCAGCTCCATATTCAGGAGTCATTACATACAGTGACATGTCTGAATGTTCGATAATTTCGGTATCTGACTGACCAATTCCTGAAGTTTCCAGGATTATGAAATCAAATCCAGCTGCTTTAACTACATGGATAGCTTCCTGAACATATTTTGATAAAGCAAGGTTACTTTGTCTCGTCGCCAGAGATCTCATGTAAACCCTGTCATTATTTATCGCATTCATTCTTATTCTGTCACCAAGAAGAGCCCCTCCTGTTTTTCTTTTCGACGGATCGACAGAAATAATGGCGATTTTTTTATCATCAAAATCAATCAAAAACCTTCGTACAAGCTCATCTACAAGAGAAGATTTCCCAGATCCTCCAGTACCAGTTATACCCAGTACCGGAACCTTCTTTTCATCAGACAGATCATGAATTTTGCTGATAATTTCAGCGCTTTCATCAGGGAAGTTTTCTGCAGCAGAGATAATTCTTGCTATGGCTTGTTCATTTTCAGGATTTAATTTTGAAAACTCACCATTTAAATCTTCTCCAACCGGGAAATCTGATTTTTCAACAAGATCATTGATCATGCCCTGTAATCCCATTTGGCGCCCATCATCAGGAGAATAGATTCGGGTTATGCCATAATCGTGCAGCTCCTTAATTTCTTCCGGGAGGATAGTTCCGCCACCACCACCAAAGATCTTAATGTGGCCACAACCTTTTTCATTTAACAGGTCGTACATGTATTTGAAAAACTCAACATGACCTCCCTGGTAGGAAGTAATAGCTATTGCCTGTGCATCTTCCTGAATTGCAGTATTAACAATTTCCTGTACAGATCGATTATGACCTAAATGAATAACCTCACATCCTGTTGACTGG encodes the following:
- a CDS encoding TrmH family RNA methyltransferase, giving the protein MEITSTKNPRVKNLTLLQSKAKARREQGIFIVEGKKENELLLNSEYQLKEAYICPELINEELFNSIKDSLDENSIFFVSKEVFDKVAYRGSTGGIITIASQQYFQLNDLKNISNPLILVAESVEKPGNIGALLRTVDAAQVDALVICDPKTDFFNPNVIRSSLGCVFTTKIISCTSEEAISFFKNEGINIYCAALSASKRYDLIDYQKGSALVFGTESTGLTETWLENSTQNIIIPMQGEIDSLNVSVSAAVITFEAVRQRGY
- a CDS encoding RluA family pseudouridine synthase, encoding MNSKLSFEAPADGKIADLLKEAYPHMSVSQKKKWLSGDIYCNGKQVRSAGQKVNKGDLIELGHKKKVKSEVDKAMKLPFKVHYQDDRIMIIHKPAGLLTAAQKAKEGMSCEEIINKAFAKNNIKRKVSVIHRLDREVEGLVSFAFNRKDREAIMEYWPSADKRYLALVEGHIKNESGEIVTEVTEGRRGKMEVTKNKDTEAKTAITSYRLLKRLDDHDLVELSLVTGRKNQLRLHMQHLGTPIVGDYKYGADDTYQRQIRLLAYQLKIWHPGKKGWVSVNIEQPKWFTRLNPEDENYKKNWTKFIKSGKAI
- a CDS encoding O-acetyl-ADP-ribose deacetylase gives rise to the protein MLEISVIKDDITTLNVDAIVNAANKSLAGGGGVDGAIHRAAGPELKEATKKYDGCATGDSKVTKGFDLPADYVIHAVGPVWNDGNSDEDELLASAYESSLKNADSEKCKTIAFPNISTGIYGFPKERAANIAINTVQDYEPENLEEVIFCCFDDENFDIYKKILND
- a CDS encoding 2'-5' RNA ligase family protein, translating into MTKNQKPLYYIACLVPSPLKGEIIGFMKEIERLVGAKHAQKSPPHITLYPPFRIDENKEVKVIQCIEEIAKSIDSFEVELNGFSGFPPRTFYVQPIENPELAILREKTLNEAGKVIGVDISKLRARPLNPHITIANRDLEKEDYPVLVKHFSTISFKRKYEQNSISLLKHNGKNWDVLATFIFEPHL
- a CDS encoding OsmC family protein, which translates into the protein MIKKVTTHYLDDKEYEIVNESGNKVSIDMYPADEKKALAPMELLLGAAGACAAVDLVEMVKKRRKTVDDLKIESTGTRRDSIPKSYESINLHFILKSPDCTEEEFAKLVKLAVEKYCSVTDSLKGRAEVTFTSEVQK
- a CDS encoding tRNA threonylcarbamoyladenosine dehydratase, with translation MEYNNWLERTELLIGDENVDKLKNSKILIVGLGGVGSFAAEFLVRAGVGSLTIADGDRFDPTNKNRQLSALDSTIGEPKASIVGKRLKDINKDIQLEIIDKFLEPEETNSIVRNEKFDYIVDCIDSITPKINLIKAAIFTKTKIVSSMGAGGKLDPAKIKTASIWKTRQCNFARQIKKRLKKDDIYKNVRVVYSYDELKKDSLKLTDGSNYKKSFYGTISYMPALFGLHCAAEVIRGITDIYSIKKPN
- a CDS encoding TatD family hydrolase → MNKPFNIHSHDFPSEDFKDQVIYQVMAHEYETLPDLPNLSIGIHPWHFEDQNIEDQWAKIEEWSGAENVVAIGESGLDYAINQDRKFQEEIFIRHIELSDQTKKPLIIHCVKAHNELVRVRKKTRAKQQWIVHGVNQKLKSLTSLLERDIILSFGKALLEDKSNARKVIRELGIGSFLFETDDQENKLINTIYQEAANILGKNEEQLKEEIGYLCTEIFDI